GTGGCCGCCCTGCTCGACAGCATCGGCGTGCCCGCCACCGCCGGCGCCCAGTACTTCACCAACGGCGCCGACACCCGCACCTCGGGGGTCGACGTGGTGGGCAACTACCGCCAGGACCTGGCGCGCTACGGCGCGGTGAAATGGACCGCGGCGCTGAACTACAACCACACGCAGATCCTCAGCGTCAACGACACCCCCGCGCAGCTGAGTGCCCTGGGCAGCGGCTTCCAGCTGCTCGGCCGGCAGTCGCGGGCGCTGATCAGCAAGACCACCCCCAGCAGCAAGATGATCTTCTCCGCCGACTGGGCGATCCAGGACTTCGACGTCAACCTGCGGCTGACCCGCTACGGCACCTACACCGAGGTCAACAGCTCCAGCGACCCGAGCCTGGACCGCGACTACTCGGCCAAGTGGATCACCGACCTGGACGTGGCCTACAACATCGACAAACAGCTGACGGTGGCCGTGGGCGCGCAGAACCTGTTCGACAAGTACCCGGACCACATCGGCGTGAGCAACTCCTCGTTCGGCGACAACTGGGGCAGCTACTCGCCCTTCGGCTTCACCGGCGGTTACTACTACACCCGCCTGCAATACGCGTTCTGAGGGCGGCCCCGACGCCCTCGGTGGCGGCAGGCCATCACGCCCCGCCAAGGGCCTCGACGGCACAACGCAAGCGCTCTGCGCCAGGGCTTTTGCGTTTGTGCGCCGCTTTTGCCGTTCTGTGCGACAGATCGCACTTTCAGGACTCCCGTCGCGCGCCTGCATGGTGTTAGGTTGGGAAGGTTTCTGTGTGATAGCCCAGATAATTCTTAATGCAAGGAAAGCCCGTCATGAACTTCCCCCTCAAACAGCTGGCCGCGGCCACCCTGATGCTCGCCAGCCTGTCGGCGTACACCACGGCCGCCCAGGCCAATATCACCCCGCAGCAGAGCGCGGCGATTCTCAAGAGTTTCGCTGACGCCCAAGTCAGCGATTTCCGCCAGTTCCTCGCCACCCTGGCCAAGAACGAAGCCGGCCAGGGCGCCAACCTCGGCCCGGCCATCGGCGCGTTTCTCGACAACAAGACCCTCACCGCCGAGCAGCAGGACGAAATCCATCGCCTGCTCGGCCTGTATGCGCGGGTGAAATACGGCAAGGCCGCGACCCAGACCCTGATCGAACTGGTGGCCATCCCGACGGTACGCGCCGACGGCGTGCCGCAGCACGAGAACCCCGAGTTCCTGAAGATCGCCGACAAGATCAAGGGCCTGGCCGAGGCCTTCGACCTGAAGTTCCGCAACGTCGACAACCGCGTCTACGAGATTTCCCTCGACGGCAGCGGCGAAGAAGTGGTGGGCATCCACGCCCACGCCGACGTGGTGCCGGTGACCCCGGAAAACTGGGTGCTGCAGGACGGCACCAAGCTCGACCCGTTCAAGGTCACCCAGGTAGGCGACCGCATGTACGGCCGCGGCACCGAGGACGACAAGAACGGCATCGTGGTCGCCCTCTATGCGATGAAGATCATCAAGGAAGAAAAACTGCCCCTGGCGCGCAACTTCAAGCTGCTGGTGGACACCACCGAGGAAACCACCGGCGACGCCATCCCCTACTACTTCGAACGCAACCCGACGCCCAACTACAACCTGGCGCTGGACGGCGGCTATCCGGTGGTGATTGCCGAAAAAGGCTACGGCACCGTGATGGCCAGCTTTGCCCGGCGTACGGCCGAGGGCAAGGGCGCGGAGATCGTCTCGCTGACCGGCGGCCTGGCCACCAACCAGATCCCCGGCGCCTCGGTCGCCACCCTGGTCACTGACCAGCCGGCCAAGCTGGCCGCGGCCCTGCAACAGGCCGGCAGCGACTACGCCAAGCGCCACGGCGGCGACTTCAGCGTGGCCGCCAAGGTCGACGGCAAGGACGTCAAGCTGACGGTCACCGGGGTCTCCGCCCACTCCTCCGAGCCGCAGTCCGGGGTCAACCCGGTGGCGCGCATGCTCGACTTCATCAACGGCCTGAACGGCAAGGTCGCGCTCAAGCACAACCACATCACCGACGCGGCCCGCTACGCCGCCGACAACTGGGGCCTGGACTACCTGGGCGGCAAACTGGGGATCGGTTTCTCCGACGACTTCATGGGCCCGCTGACCACCTCCCTGACCTACGTCGGGCAGGATGAAAAAGCCTTCAAGCTGGCGGTCAACCTGCGGGTGCCCAAAGGCAAGACGCCGGAGGCGCTGAAGCAGGAAATCGCCGACAAGCTGGCGGCCTGGAGCAAGAAGAGCCACGTCGCGGTGAACTTCGACTACAAGATCGCCGAACCGATGTACCGCAACCCCGAGGGCGAATGGGTCAAGGCGCTGCTGGCGGTGGCCAGCGAGAACCTGGGCATGGAGCACAAGTTCGGCACCTCCGCCGGCGCCACCTCGGTGCACGAGCTGCCCAATGGCGTGCAATTCGGCCTGGCGCGTCCGGAGGCCAAGTACACCGGCCACACCGACAACGAGTTCAAGACCACCGAGCAGTTCCTGCTGGACTTGCAAATCGTCACCGAAATGGTCGGCCGCATCGGCCAGCTGCCAAAACTCTGAGTGATGCCGGGCGCGAAAAATCCGCGCCCTGATGTGAGATAAATGGCCTTCGATTCTTTTGCACTGCGTGCAACAGAATTTCAAATCAGACTGCCTGGTTCAGTCGCCGCGTCAGGCACCAGAATGTGAAGCGTGATCATGTGCTTGAG
This portion of the Pseudomonas sp. MRSN 12121 genome encodes:
- a CDS encoding dipeptidase gives rise to the protein MNFPLKQLAAATLMLASLSAYTTAAQANITPQQSAAILKSFADAQVSDFRQFLATLAKNEAGQGANLGPAIGAFLDNKTLTAEQQDEIHRLLGLYARVKYGKAATQTLIELVAIPTVRADGVPQHENPEFLKIADKIKGLAEAFDLKFRNVDNRVYEISLDGSGEEVVGIHAHADVVPVTPENWVLQDGTKLDPFKVTQVGDRMYGRGTEDDKNGIVVALYAMKIIKEEKLPLARNFKLLVDTTEETTGDAIPYYFERNPTPNYNLALDGGYPVVIAEKGYGTVMASFARRTAEGKGAEIVSLTGGLATNQIPGASVATLVTDQPAKLAAALQQAGSDYAKRHGGDFSVAAKVDGKDVKLTVTGVSAHSSEPQSGVNPVARMLDFINGLNGKVALKHNHITDAARYAADNWGLDYLGGKLGIGFSDDFMGPLTTSLTYVGQDEKAFKLAVNLRVPKGKTPEALKQEIADKLAAWSKKSHVAVNFDYKIAEPMYRNPEGEWVKALLAVASENLGMEHKFGTSAGATSVHELPNGVQFGLARPEAKYTGHTDNEFKTTEQFLLDLQIVTEMVGRIGQLPKL